The genomic interval GGCCATGCGCTGGCAAGATCGCATTACGGTTACTCCCGGGGTTCGGAGCGGGAAACCGTGCATAAAGGGAACCCGCATTACCGTGTATGACATCCTCGAATATCTTGCTGGCGGCATGACCGAAGCCCAGATCCTGGCCG from Candidatus Rokuibacteriota bacterium carries:
- a CDS encoding DUF433 domain-containing protein; translation: MRWQDRITVTPGVRSGKPCIKGTRITVYDILEYLAGGMTEAQILADFPDITAEDIHACLAFAASRERRLTSSSAG